The window CTGTGAATTCCATATTTTAATCgcttgttgtggggaaaaaaaagtatttccttttgtccgtccCAAATCTACTAcccatcagcttcactgggtacccttgagttctagtattttgaaagagggagaaaaagttctctctgcctGCTCATTCTACCCTATGCTTACTCTTATAAATTTCTATCATGTccctttctaaactgaaaagtcccagcctttcctcataggacaggTGCTTCAACCACttcatcttggttgccttcttctgtatttttttcagCTCTGCAACATCGTTTTCgagatacggtgaccagaactgcacccaGTTTCAGAATGCAGGTGGTAGATTCTAGTTTTGAGTGTTCCCTTGCATAAAAACCTCCCGGTAGGCAGAAGACTAGCACAGCAAGAAGAAAGATTCTACCAGATCTCTTTGCTTGTTCTCCTGGTTTTCTAACTGACATTTTTTAAACATACAGGAGCATTCCAAAAGGTTATCTTCTTCTGGCGGTCTGAAGCAGCACAGCCAGTTCTATTGCCCCATTCCTCTAGCATGTGTGAAGAGAGAAGGAGCTGGAGCTGGGAAGGTAGAGAGGGCCAAGAGCTAGAAATGCAAAGATGTAAATGTAACTTAAGAGATGGGCTAATGCAATCGCACAAAGCAGACAGAAGGCAAAGGCATTCTGAACGGGCGAAACAGGCAGCAGGGCAAGCCAATACCCTCACACTGAACAGCtgcttgccccctccccaaacagacAGCCATCTGCCCCACCTGTTTTAGTTGCTCCTGAAGGTGCTGGCAAATTCAAGCTGCAGCTCTTTTCATCCCGCTCATCAAGACAATCTGCATGGCCATCACACCACCAATCCAGTGGGAAACAGAGACCACCTGGTGCACATTGGAATTCTTTCCTGGAGCaggccagggaagggaggggcgtCTGGGGTTGGGTCACGTGGGGCCCACAAGACTTGGCAGAATTGTTAGACTTGTCCAGGCAGTCCTGATAGTCATCGCAGAACTGTTCCAAGGGCAGGCAAGGGCCTCCACCTCCACATTGCCATTCGCCAGGCTCACAAGTGACATTCCCAGTGTTGCAGCTGCTCTCATTGCCCTCTGCACAGTCTGGCTTCCCATTGCACTTCAGGCACAGTGACACCTGGTTCCCATCTTCACATGGGAAGCTATGAACGGTACAGTTTGAAACATctgtggaaagagagagagaaatggtgaGGAAACAGCTGGGTCAGTTGAGAAGCATTATCAAAGCAGCACAGTGAGAAGAAGCAGAGGGGATCTCCAAGTTGCATCATGGCAGGCCATATCTACAGAGGCAC of the Eublepharis macularius isolate TG4126 chromosome 5, MPM_Emac_v1.0, whole genome shotgun sequence genome contains:
- the LOC129329808 gene encoding very low-density lipoprotein receptor-like encodes the protein MERFVSFGVFLTVVAWLCAWAVETDVSNCTVHSFPCEDGNQVSLCLKCNGKPDCAEGNESSCNTGNVTCEPGEWQCGGGGPCLPLEQFCDDYQDCLDKSNNSAKSCGPHVTQPQTPLPSLACSRKEFQCAPGGLCFPLDWWCDGHADCLDERDEKSCSLNLPAPSGATKTEGKTFPAKGPPSILKEPVYLTAIAIVALLIAVVAAVSVSLWERRRTKRNSFSYRLAGQSVA